A window from Dromaius novaehollandiae isolate bDroNov1 chromosome 1, bDroNov1.hap1, whole genome shotgun sequence encodes these proteins:
- the SOWAHC gene encoding ankyrin repeat domain-containing protein SOWAHC, with the protein MAEPAELRQESVVQFLAARGGRAPNAELVEHFRGWLSPPEPGRRAAARRRFKELVNAVATVRQEPSTGAKYVQLRRRYCPDEPAGAVTPAQEAAAGGSAERPSPPPSPPAAAEEPPPQPPPPGSDGGSRPQPPRPGPAAGGGRRRGSRRGPAPGRGGEEAAVAAAQPAAEEEPAAAATPRGGRRVVRELARGGSPQLKRGGAPGGPRGARGGESDSASVASSSAEEEGAGAVALDPLEHAWMLSASDGRWESLEGLLSCEPALLCKRDFVTGFTVLHWAAKHGRQELLAMLVNFAQRHQLPVDINARTSGGYTALHLAAMHGRTEVVKLLVGAYDADVDIRDYSGRKAAQYLRQGTPGDMRSLVGALDEEDEEEEEGAAGNGSGRWRLSKVLPSNLMSYRLSHHHHHHGTGEEAEGTEGAALPGKGKEMTRKASSSGRMKPRLNKIRFRTQIIHNTPSFRGDAEEEEQEEKSLKASFKLRPKSNVFG; encoded by the coding sequence ATGGCGGAGCCGGCGGAGCTGCGCCAGGAGTCGGTGGTGCAGTTtctggcggcgcggggcgggcgggcgcccaaCGCGGAGCTGGTGGAGCATTTCCGGGGCTGGCTCAGCCCCCCggagcccggccgccgcgccgccgcccgtcGCCGCTTCAAGGAGCTCGTCAACGCCGTGGCCACCGTGCGCCAGGAGCCCAGCACCGGCGCCAAGTACGTGCAGCTTCGCCGCCGCTACTGCCCCGACGAGCCCGCCGGCGCCGTGACCCCcgcgcaggaggcggcggcggggggcagcgcggagcggccgagcccgccgccctccccgccggcggccgctgaggagccgccgccgcagccgccgccgccgggcagcgatGGCGGCAGccggccgcagccgccccggccgggcccggcggcgggcggcgggcggcgaagGGGCTCGCGGCGAGGGCCggcgcccgggcgcggcggcgagGAGGCGGCGGTAGCGGCGGCGCAGCCGGCGGCCGAggaggagccggcggcggcggcgacgccgcggggcggccgcaggGTTGTGCGGGAGCTGGCGCGGGGCGGGTCGCCGCAGCTGaagcgcggcggcgcccccggagggccgcggggggcccgcggcggcgagTCGGACAGCGCCTCGGTGGCCTCGTCGTCGGCcgaggaggagggggcgggcgcGGTGGCGCTGGACCCGCTGGAACACGCCTGGATGCTGTCGGCCTCGGACGGGCGGTGGGAGAGCCTGGAGGGGCTGCTGAGCTGCGAGCCGGCGCTGCTCTGCAAGCGGGACTTTGTCACCGGCTTCACGGTGCTGCACTGGGCCGCCAAGCACGggcggcaggagctgctggccatGTTGGTCAACTTTGCCCAGCGGCACCAGCTGCCCGTGGACATCAACGCCCGCACCAGCGGCGGGTACACCGCACTGCACCTCGCCGCCATGCACGGCCGCACCGAGGTGGTGAAGCTCCTGGTGGGCGCCTACGACGCTGACGTAGACATCCGTGACTACAGCGGGCGCAAGGCCGCCCAGTACCTGCGCCAGGGCACCCCGGGGGACATGCGGAGCCTCGTGGGGGCCCTGGAcgaggaggatgaggaagaggaggaaggggctgctggCAACGGGAGCGGGCGCTGGAGGCTCTCCAAGGTGTTGCCCTCCAACCTCATGAGCTACCGGCTctcccaccaccatcaccaccacggcACGGGGGAGGAGGCCGAGGGCACCGAAGGGGCAGCACTGCCGGGCAAGGGCAAGGAGATGACCAGGAAAGCCTCCAGCAGCGGGCGGATGAAGCCTCGGCTTAACAAGATCCGCTTCAGGACTCAGATCATCCACAACACGCCCTCCTTCCGCGGTGACgctgaggaggaagagcaggaggagaagtcCCTGAAAGCGTCGTTCAAGCTCAGGCCGAAGTCCAACGTCTTTGGATAa